The following are from one region of the Candidatus Binatia bacterium genome:
- a CDS encoding glycosyltransferase 87 family protein, whose protein sequence is MNVPGSRLPLVTAVLMGLLALFALRDFLRLGDALPWRTMDDFADFYCAGQVLDDGADPYTYEPLRSCEHAVNSGTSFRGRLFASNPAIAVPAPQPPYDFAPFMALARLPFAAARALDGAAIVTAIALAALALAGIGIPLALAAAALLLSTGYAELNTGQIVPFALFALAFCGLALHRGRDALAGALAALTAIEPTLGVPVLLATLLFVPRARIAAIVGALFLALLASALTGGRGLLEYATQVLPVHARSELHFPFQYSLTYALAYLGSPPVVAYAAGSLSYVLLLAVGLVVAPRAAGALGRRELLVFIPALCCVIGGPFLHQEELCFALPALLVLAVESRGPARVAAAVALCILALPAIAVWSYKQLFLAAIFVCAAILLQLRVGVRAGIATLLVVAAAIYALELHPPHLPVPHAPPRVYSASELVGEEWRDYTEARSTRDALWFAVKVPAWAALVTALVLAGLCAAPRNHSTSARI, encoded by the coding sequence ATGAACGTCCCCGGCAGCCGTCTGCCGCTCGTGACCGCGGTGCTGATGGGGCTGCTCGCGCTCTTCGCGCTGCGCGACTTTCTCCGTCTCGGCGACGCGTTGCCGTGGCGCACGATGGACGACTTCGCCGACTTCTACTGCGCGGGGCAGGTGCTCGACGACGGCGCCGACCCCTACACCTACGAGCCGCTGCGCTCGTGCGAGCACGCGGTCAACTCCGGCACGAGTTTTCGCGGCCGCCTCTTTGCGAGTAATCCCGCGATCGCCGTGCCTGCCCCGCAGCCGCCCTACGACTTCGCACCGTTCATGGCCTTGGCGCGTCTGCCGTTCGCCGCGGCGCGCGCCCTCGACGGCGCTGCCATCGTGACTGCGATCGCGCTCGCCGCGCTCGCGCTCGCCGGGATCGGCATCCCGCTCGCTCTCGCCGCCGCAGCGCTGCTGCTCTCGACCGGTTACGCCGAGCTCAACACCGGGCAGATCGTGCCGTTCGCGCTCTTCGCTCTCGCGTTCTGCGGCCTCGCGCTCCACCGCGGCCGCGACGCGCTGGCCGGCGCGCTGGCGGCACTGACCGCGATCGAACCGACGCTCGGCGTCCCGGTGCTACTGGCGACGCTGCTCTTCGTGCCGCGCGCGCGGATCGCGGCGATCGTCGGCGCGCTCTTTCTCGCGCTGCTCGCGTCTGCATTGACCGGCGGACGCGGGCTGCTCGAGTATGCGACGCAAGTGCTCCCCGTCCACGCGCGGTCCGAACTCCACTTTCCGTTCCAGTACAGTCTGACGTACGCGCTGGCGTATCTCGGAAGCCCGCCGGTCGTAGCGTACGCGGCCGGATCGCTCTCCTACGTCCTGCTGCTCGCGGTCGGGCTCGTCGTCGCGCCGCGAGCTGCCGGCGCGTTAGGGCGCCGCGAACTGCTCGTCTTCATCCCGGCGCTCTGCTGCGTGATCGGCGGACCCTTCCTCCACCAAGAAGAGTTGTGCTTCGCGTTGCCGGCGCTGCTCGTGCTCGCGGTCGAGAGCCGCGGCCCAGCGCGGGTCGCCGCCGCCGTCGCGCTCTGCATCCTCGCGCTCCCGGCGATCGCCGTCTGGAGTTACAAGCAGCTCTTTCTCGCTGCGATCTTCGTCTGCGCCGCGATCCTGCTCCAACTGCGGGTAGGCGTGCGCGCCGGCATCGCGACGCTCCTCGTCGTCGCCGCGGCGATCTACGCGCTCGAGCTCCATCCGCCGCATCTCCCGGTGCCGCACGCGCCCCCGCGCGTCTACTCGGCGAGCGAGCTCGTCGGCGAGGAGTGGCGCGATTATACCGAGGCGCGCAGCACGCGCGACGCGCTATGGTTTGCGGTAAAGGTGCCGGCCTGGGCCGCGCTCGTGACCGCGCTCGTGCTCGCCGGCCTCTGCGCCGCTCCGCGGAATCACTCGACCTCGGCGCGCATCTGA